gttatttgCATGCGGAATCAGCGGTTGCCAAAGATAGTGCAAATTTATACTGATAACTTTTTCACACTTTGAAAGTCTCGACAGTTAGGATGCCTGCGCCAACACGGCTGAGGGATCTGATTAGACAAATACGAGCCGCACGAACGGCAGCGGAAGAGAGGACGGTCGTGAACAAGGAGTGCGCGTACATTCGCTCAACATTTAGGGAAGAGGATAGCGTGTGGAGATGTCGTAACATCGCCAAGCTACTGTATATTCATATGCTGGGGTTTGTATCAAAGTGTCAATTATTTATTCGATATTATCGAGAGGATAagtttacaagaaaaatatgttaatgttaatttCAGATATCCAGCGCATTTTGGTCAATTGGAGTGTCTGAAGCTTATTGCTTCGCCTAGATTTACCGACAAACGAATCGGTTACTTGGGGGCCATGCTGTTGCTAGACGAGCGGCAGGACGTACATCTCCTAATTACGAATTGTTTAAAGAAGTAATTATTGCTCTATTTTGAATACCAATATTTTGAATACTCTAGTGTTTATTTCTATCAatatagattaactttaattttggtttaacttattaatctttttctagttataaaaatttgaaaagaaaaaaaataagtcaaattaagattaattcaaagttaatacaagaaataagaaaagtatcattttttaattaaggtTCTCGGTgcctaataatttttgaatttataatttccaaTTAAATTGCGCGCCGTATATTCGtcttgaaacaaatatttacatggaatcagaataattaattcacaaattaaatcaatgaGCAATTTAATGCTTAACAAGCATCTATAAGATTTTCCTTCCCTGAAAATgtgtaaagaaattattatgaaaaataacacTTTAGCTAGTATCAATCTACATTGATAGAATTTGGCATAAAAGTTTTTAGCAAAGAGGTTTAACGTTTCTcttctgtttttgtttttgttttgtacAGTGACTTGAACAGTCCTACGCAGTTTGTCATTGGTCTGGCTTTGTGCACCCTCGGCGCAATTGCGTCACCGGAAATGGCGAGGGACCTGGCATCTGAGGTGGAGAGACTGATGAAGTCGCCAAATGCGTACATTCGGAAGAAAGCGGCGCTCTGCGCCTTTCGGATTATTAGACGTGTGCCGGAACTGATGGAGATGTTTCTGCCAGCCACCCGCAGCCTGATCACTGAGAAAAATCACGGTGTTCTTATTACCGGCGTCACACTTATCACAGAAATGTGCGAAAACAGCGTCGACACTCTGAATCACTTTAAAAAGGTATTATTTAAGAGATATACTTGTTCAATACATTAGCGACGTACATTAGCCTTAGAACAGGTTTCCATGCGACGCGGCTTGATGTCGTAAATCTACCCGTCCAAGTCATAGTATTGCATTACATAACCGATCGACTGTTGTATGACCTATCTCTGGTAGTATGGCCGTTGTCAACTTAGAGGTAGTAGAGAGAAACCCGCTAAAAGGAGTACCTAGTGTGTGGTAgtggaattatttattaggaaACTTGTGTTTGCTAGGTAATCATGGTCCGTTAGCAATAGTGACGGAAAAGAATGTGGTCTTAATTTCTATACTTGTACAGACACGAAATAGTTCATCAGAAGAATatagttgaaatatttaataatggcGTCACGTAATACGTCATAgactattttttttgtaaatctaTAAGTATTAGGAGGAAGAAAAGTGTTTCcttgcattttatattaatacaatacaacgttaaaatttcaaacgcgtttctttatttacatttgtaatatgcTTGCCTTAAATAGATTCTGAATaactttattgatataaacatGTGCGAGTTTCTCTTCtatctttcttaaaaaatctataataaagCAATCATGCAATatcttttatgaattttagcAGAATGTTTATAACATCTTCGCATTTATCACGTGAACATACGTAATAGCATTGGTTTTATCTTTCTTAGGAATGCGGCCATCGTGAGGTAATATTCCATATAAGGTTTTGTATCTTTGCATGTTTATTACTCACGGACTTCATTCTTTTCTTTGCCCGAAATAGACATTGGAAACAGATAAAATGTGAAATCAATATTATCTACTTTACtagtctttttaataattgaaaatattaggtatcatttgtattatatttatacatacaaattttttcacgtacatgaatttttttgatagAAGTAGTTTATATGTTTAGAGATGTTACTGTAgtaataacaatgtaataattataattagcatGGAAGTTCTTTACTATAATTGCATGAATTTATTTCAGCTttgaagaattataaaatgtatataaaattacataaaaaatattatttgggCTAAGATTCTGCTATGGTCTTTCAGCcttttttcgattttaattgtattatacatttcgCGGTCTTATctcaattattgtttttatctcAGCTTGTTTATAggaatcaaattatttattttttaaaattgtacttttaattaaatagcttgttaataaataattaaaaggctttaatattaatatttaatgatataatttgtatCGGAGAAAATTGCTCTTATTAGTTGAAATTAGGCTCTttcagatattattttaagatatgtGATAAATggatagatagataaatagatagagatagatagatGTGATAGATTTGTTTGTATTTTGTCAtgttatatgaaaaatgtatatatgttaccCCACAATGACTCGTTCTTGTTTGTCAATATTGTTTCTTGTACAATCGTTGTTAATAGTCGAATTAAGCTGAAAGTTTACAACaaatctttgaaattaaatgaaaagataaatGGAAAGGAATCTCATTACAGATCGTGCCAAATCTCGTAAGAATTTTAAAGAACCTGATCCTAGCTGGATACTCGCCCGAGCACGATGTATCTGGGGTGTCGGATCCATTTCTTCAAGTGAAGATACTGCGCCTTTTGCGTATTCTGGGACGCAACGACGTCGATGCGTCCGAAGCCATGAATGACATTCTTGCTCAAGTTGCTACCAACACGGAAACCAGCAAAAACGTCGGTAATACGATACTCTATGAGACAGTTCTATCGATCATGGACATCAAGTCGGAGAGTGGGCTTCGGGTTTTGGCGGTCAACATACTGGGcagatttttattgaataacgACAAGAATATCAGATACGTGGCCTTGAACACATTATTGAAGACGGTTTACGTGGACACAAGCGCGGTGCAGAGGCATCGATCGACAATTctagtaaaatattcatttgcaAACTTCTCTTTTTTAAGATAAGAACAAAGTTATTCATTGCGATTGATATTCTCCCGGGCGTGTATTTCAGGAATGTTTGAAGGACCCAGACGTATCGATTAGGAGGCGCGCGATGGAGCTGAGTTTTGCGCTCGTGAATTCTAACAATATCAGAAACATGATGAAGGAGTTGCTCTTATTCTTGGAACGTGCCGATCCAGAATTCAAGGCTCAATGTAGCAGCAATATTGTGATGTCTGCGGAAAGATTTGCTCCGAACAAACGCTGGCACCTTGAGACACTCTTCAAAGTGCTCGTCGcggtatgtatatttatgggATTACATAATGCGAGATGTACGGGCGCGAGAGTTAACaacattcaatttttttttaatttttaggcTGGTAATTATGTGCGAGATGATGTGGTGGCGTGTACGATACAATTAATTTCGGAAACGCAGCCACAGCAGGGTTATGCCGTTAGCGCGTTGTGGCATGCGTTAGAAAAAGACACGTCTGACAAGCAACCTTTGGCACAGGTTGCTACGTGGTGTATTGGTGAATATGGTGATCTTTTATTGTATGGTCCATCGTCAGAAGATGCCGAGACTCCAGTCAATGTAAGTTCAATAACTGTAATAACTATGATCTTTACATAGAGAGtttgaaaaaagagaaagacatgtttgaacaatttttttttctatgttgaTCATTTTTCTCGAACACTGCTTGTCATATTTTTCCTAAGTATATGTAATGAATGTGatttaatttctcaattttttttatcagttaaCAGAGGACGAAATTATCGATGTGTATCAAAGGTTACTCTGGAATCCGCAAAACACTGTGGTTACGAAGCAGTACACTTTATTGTCTCTTACCAAATTAAGCACAAGGTTCCAGAAAGGTCACGAGTTAGTATCGCTTTCAAACATCTATAACTgcctatataatatttatataagagaTCTCTATCGCATGTAATCTCCACGTTCACGTAATGTGTTCTGTTTTACAGGAAAATTCGTCAGATTATAGATACGTTTGGTAGCAATTTGCATATCGAATTACAGCAGAGAGGTATCGAGTTCTCGCAGTTGTTCCGAAAATACGATCATCTGCGACCCGCGCTGCTCGAGAGAATGCCGCCGATGGAAACTGCGCGACCGCAGGCCAACGGTATCATAGGCATGGTAAACGGCGAACCAGAACCGGAGGATGAGAAGTCTTCGTCGATTTTGGAACAAACTACGACTACATCCGATTCAGTAAGCGCATActacttaatatattttttttagttataaattaataatttttacaagaaatgAGAAGTGTCAGTTTCAGTCGAAGCAGATTGAATTgtaattaactataattcatttttatgtaaattataaatgtattataagctaagattaatatgaaaaatgccTAATGatgttaagataaaaaattatatagctacaaaaaattttcagtactcacttttttcttttttctttttttgtagagTGCACTTTTAGATTTACTTGGAACTACGGATGTAGGCGTAACGATGCCAGCGGCAACgacaaacaaaaattcttCACCGAGCTCGACCGCGACAACGCATAACAATGACCTGTTGGATCTGCTCGGAAGTTTAGATTTAAATACGCCTGCGCCTGTTACTCCTACGCTACCACTTCAACCGCAACCGTCGTCTGCACCGACGATGTTCAGCCCCACCAGCAATAGTAACTTCTTAGTAGATGGATTACTTAGTACCCCATCAGTGCAAAACGGTATGTCAcaggatattaaaaaaatatatcatgaatttattagtttataaatcattatgATCATTATTGTTACAGAATTACCAAGCATGGTGGTATTGGACAAATCAGGGctcaaaataacatttaaattagaaagacCGCCCGATATTCCTGATCTGttaatcataaatatgttGGCTCAAAATTCTGGAAGCACCATTTTAActgattttttgtttcaagCAGCAGTTCCTAGGGTTAGATACAATATAACAtacatttgcatttatttgtCATATGTTAAAGTAACGTATTTATCGTACATTTTCCGTTTACAGACATTCCAACTACAAATGCTATCGCCGTCGAGTACTGTCATTCCGCCAGCTGGTCAAGTAACTCAAGTGTTGAGAGTGACAAATATGAATAGAGTtagttttaatatgttttctctacacacagaaaatttatgttataaattacttgaattaagtaaatattacttgtttcatgaaattatatttctgtaaatatctatcacaattttatgataagcattaaatttattcagaatacaattatttaaaatttcagtaatgtaatacttttatgtagtatcaattttatctttaataatacatttttctaaaactGTGACGAGTACATTCTAAGATTATTATCAGAGAGAGGGAcagagataatattttttaaagattcttgttaaaaacaatctttgacatttacttaaaagaaaaaaaattgcgtaaTTCGATTGAATAATCGCTTTTCTtagtacaataaaattgatttttctgtgtgtacacaaaactattgtttaaactttTTGTCTCTAATCGATGATTTCTTGTTCCCCAGTCGTCATTAAGGATGAGATTGCGTATATCATATACGGGCCCGACTGGATCAGTTTTGGAACAGACGGAAGTCAATAACTTTCCCGTTTCAACGTTACAGTGACaagatataatacaaaatacatttgtaCATATGCCTgcctaaaaataattaatcgaatCTTGAAAGTGAGGACTGAGGAAGGAAAAGATGGAGAAATACGAGCAATTTCGTCTCTTCGTCATGAACAGTGAAACATTCAACTTGGCAAATATATCTAACAGACGTTTGTATTAATTAAGCAATTAAATCCTTGTATGCGCGGCACCGATAAGGCATGACCTAAAACTTTATAAGGGAGATTTTCTAGGTATGTCAAAagatataacaatttaatttcgcGCGCGATTTGTTCGGTATAGTCtaagaaaacttttattcGCAATGAAAAGTGAAGGTATATTAATTCTCTTCGGCGCGTGTATCAAGGCTGTCGCGGGTAATGTGATATTAACATCGCGGTcattcaaaaattatgtttttacgttttattattgtctATCGTTCTCGCGTAGCTCGGTTAtgataagagagaaagagtgcaAGTGCTTCGTTCTTGTGCCGCACGCGTATTGTATGTGTTACaaggaaaagaagagagaagagagatgtaaatattttttctaaccgaAACACGCGGAGAGAATTAGGGAGACACCGTACTCTCCGATTCGATTGCATTCCCGCTGTTTTACGGCTACTAATTTAGCGCGTAATTTGAAACGTAGGCTAAAAGATATAGAGAAAACGAAGAGATATAAGGAAAcaagaatgagagagagagagagagagagagagagagagagagagagagagagagaaagagagagagaagacaaCAGAAACACAGACGCATCACACGCTACTCGAGAACAACAGAACATGAGAAAACCAGAGGAGAGATCGGAGGAAAGTTTCCGTCACCGAAAGTGCTCTGTCGCTGCCCCAAAAAAGTCTATCTACGAGAAGACGCTTAACTCtcattgtaacaaaaaaaatatatgatctTTTTCTACCGCTGTATTTGTAAGATATCGCGAACGACTCGTGAATGTTCGTCttgtaaatattagataatcACAGTGTGACGTACAGAGGCGAGGAAATCTTTACGCGGAGAAataggagaaaaagaaacacgCGAGATGGAATTCTTTATATGTGTACATGATAGACTTGTTGATTCAATAACGcgataatattcatatttccgtcttcgagagagaaaaatatctttttggggggaggggggaagatGTACACACAGACACAAACAtatgcacatacacacacataacgCCTACAATGCATGGAATGTGTTACGTAGCGCGAGTACACACAGTTTCAAATTCGTATTCAGAATACAGAGTAACATTGGAGGGCTGAATTCTGATTGTCATATTGCGCGTATGTATGCATGTTGAATCTCGCATGTGcgaaaagtttattattagaagAAATATCTGAAGTTTTGTTAGCggtttaattagatttttccGTTACGTCTgaatgatattaatttgtgCAAAACATCAATGATATTTCGCTATattgtat
This DNA window, taken from Monomorium pharaonis isolate MP-MQ-018 chromosome 6, ASM1337386v2, whole genome shotgun sequence, encodes the following:
- the LOC105840301 gene encoding AP-1 complex subunit gamma-1 isoform X1; this translates as MWPYYDADEWSVLPPELNRRFNPAFNMASIKQAFNEAVERVSTVRMPAPTRLRDLIRQIRAARTAAEERTVVNKECAYIRSTFREEDSVWRCRNIAKLLYIHMLGYPAHFGQLECLKLIASPRFTDKRIGYLGAMLLLDERQDVHLLITNCLKNDLNSPTQFVIGLALCTLGAIASPEMARDLASEVERLMKSPNAYIRKKAALCAFRIIRRVPELMEMFLPATRSLITEKNHGVLITGVTLITEMCENSVDTLNHFKKECGHREIVPNLVRILKNLILAGYSPEHDVSGVSDPFLQVKILRLLRILGRNDVDASEAMNDILAQVATNTETSKNVGNTILYETVLSIMDIKSESGLRVLAVNILGRFLLNNDKNIRYVALNTLLKTVYVDTSAVQRHRSTILECLKDPDVSIRRRAMELSFALVNSNNIRNMMKELLLFLERADPEFKAQCSSNIVMSAERFAPNKRWHLETLFKVLVAAGNYVRDDVVACTIQLISETQPQQGYAVSALWHALEKDTSDKQPLAQVATWCIGEYGDLLLYGPSSEDAETPVNLTEDEIIDVYQRLLWNPQNTVVTKQYTLLSLTKLSTRFQKGHEKIRQIIDTFGSNLHIELQQRGIEFSQLFRKYDHLRPALLERMPPMETARPQANGIIGMVNGEPEPEDEKSSSILEQTTTTSDSSALLDLLGTTDVGVTMPAATTNKNSSPSSTATTHNNDLLDLLGSLDLNTPAPVTPTLPLQPQPSSAPTMFSPTSNSNFLVDGLLSTPSVQNELPSMVVLDKSGLKITFKLERPPDIPDLLIINMLAQNSGSTILTDFLFQAAVPRTFQLQMLSPSSTVIPPAGQVTQVLRVTNMNRSSLRMRLRISYTGPTGSVLEQTEVNNFPVSTLQ
- the LOC105840301 gene encoding AP-1 complex subunit gamma-1 isoform X3, whose translation is MWPYYDADEWSVLPPELNRRFNPAFNMASIKQAFNEAVERVSTVRMPAPTRLRDLIRQIRAARTAAEERTVVNKECAYIRSTFREEDSVWRCRNIAKLLYIHMLGYPAHFGQLECLKLIASPRFTDKRIGYLGAMLLLDERQDVHLLITNCLKNDLNSPTQFVIGLALCTLGAIASPEMARDLASEVERLMKSPNAYIRKKAALCAFRIIRRVPELMEMFLPATRSLITEKNHGVLITGVTLITEMCENSVDTLNHFKKIVPNLVRILKNLILAGYSPEHDVSGVSDPFLQVKILRLLRILGRNDVDASEAMNDILAQVATNTETSKNVGNTILYETVLSIMDIKSESGLRVLAVNILGRFLLNNDKNIRYVALNTLLKTVYVDTSAVQRHRSTILECLKDPDVSIRRRAMELSFALVNSNNIRNMMKELLLFLERADPEFKAQCSSNIVMSAERFAPNKRWHLETLFKVLVAAGNYVRDDVVACTIQLISETQPQQGYAVSALWHALEKDTSDKQPLAQVATWCIGEYGDLLLYGPSSEDAETPVNLTEDEIIDVYQRLLWNPQNTVVTKQYTLLSLTKLSTRFQKGHEKIRQIIDTFGSNLHIELQQRGIEFSQLFRKYDHLRPALLERMPPMETARPQANGIIGMVNGEPEPEDEKSSSILEQTTTTSDSSALLDLLGTTDVGVTMPAATTNKNSSPSSTATTHNNDLLDLLGSLDLNTPAPVTPTLPLQPQPSSAPTMFSPTSNSNFLVDGLLSTPSVQNELPSMVVLDKSGLKITFKLERPPDIPDLLIINMLAQNSGSTILTDFLFQAAVPRTFQLQMLSPSSTVIPPAGQVTQVLRVTNMNRSSLRMRLRISYTGPTGSVLEQTEVNNFPVSTLQ
- the LOC105840301 gene encoding AP-1 complex subunit gamma-1 isoform X6, with protein sequence MNASEHGFNPAFNMASIKQAFNEAVERVRMPAPTRLRDLIRQIRAARTAAEERTVVNKECAYIRSTFREEDSVWRCRNIAKLLYIHMLGYPAHFGQLECLKLIASPRFTDKRIGYLGAMLLLDERQDVHLLITNCLKNDLNSPTQFVIGLALCTLGAIASPEMARDLASEVERLMKSPNAYIRKKAALCAFRIIRRVPELMEMFLPATRSLITEKNHGVLITGVTLITEMCENSVDTLNHFKKIVPNLVRILKNLILAGYSPEHDVSGVSDPFLQVKILRLLRILGRNDVDASEAMNDILAQVATNTETSKNVGNTILYETVLSIMDIKSESGLRVLAVNILGRFLLNNDKNIRYVALNTLLKTVYVDTSAVQRHRSTILECLKDPDVSIRRRAMELSFALVNSNNIRNMMKELLLFLERADPEFKAQCSSNIVMSAERFAPNKRWHLETLFKVLVAAGNYVRDDVVACTIQLISETQPQQGYAVSALWHALEKDTSDKQPLAQVATWCIGEYGDLLLYGPSSEDAETPVNLTEDEIIDVYQRLLWNPQNTVVTKQYTLLSLTKLSTRFQKGHEKIRQIIDTFGSNLHIELQQRGIEFSQLFRKYDHLRPALLERMPPMETARPQANGIIGMVNGEPEPEDEKSSSILEQTTTTSDSSALLDLLGTTDVGVTMPAATTNKNSSPSSTATTHNNDLLDLLGSLDLNTPAPVTPTLPLQPQPSSAPTMFSPTSNSNFLVDGLLSTPSVQNELPSMVVLDKSGLKITFKLERPPDIPDLLIINMLAQNSGSTILTDFLFQAAVPRTFQLQMLSPSSTVIPPAGQVTQVLRVTNMNRSSLRMRLRISYTGPTGSVLEQTEVNNFPVSTLQ
- the LOC105840301 gene encoding AP-1 complex subunit gamma-1 isoform X2, which produces MWPYYDADEWSVLPPELNRRFNPAFNMASIKQAFNEAVERVRMPAPTRLRDLIRQIRAARTAAEERTVVNKECAYIRSTFREEDSVWRCRNIAKLLYIHMLGYPAHFGQLECLKLIASPRFTDKRIGYLGAMLLLDERQDVHLLITNCLKNDLNSPTQFVIGLALCTLGAIASPEMARDLASEVERLMKSPNAYIRKKAALCAFRIIRRVPELMEMFLPATRSLITEKNHGVLITGVTLITEMCENSVDTLNHFKKECGHREIVPNLVRILKNLILAGYSPEHDVSGVSDPFLQVKILRLLRILGRNDVDASEAMNDILAQVATNTETSKNVGNTILYETVLSIMDIKSESGLRVLAVNILGRFLLNNDKNIRYVALNTLLKTVYVDTSAVQRHRSTILECLKDPDVSIRRRAMELSFALVNSNNIRNMMKELLLFLERADPEFKAQCSSNIVMSAERFAPNKRWHLETLFKVLVAAGNYVRDDVVACTIQLISETQPQQGYAVSALWHALEKDTSDKQPLAQVATWCIGEYGDLLLYGPSSEDAETPVNLTEDEIIDVYQRLLWNPQNTVVTKQYTLLSLTKLSTRFQKGHEKIRQIIDTFGSNLHIELQQRGIEFSQLFRKYDHLRPALLERMPPMETARPQANGIIGMVNGEPEPEDEKSSSILEQTTTTSDSSALLDLLGTTDVGVTMPAATTNKNSSPSSTATTHNNDLLDLLGSLDLNTPAPVTPTLPLQPQPSSAPTMFSPTSNSNFLVDGLLSTPSVQNELPSMVVLDKSGLKITFKLERPPDIPDLLIINMLAQNSGSTILTDFLFQAAVPRTFQLQMLSPSSTVIPPAGQVTQVLRVTNMNRSSLRMRLRISYTGPTGSVLEQTEVNNFPVSTLQ
- the LOC105840301 gene encoding AP-1 complex subunit gamma-1 isoform X4, translating into MWPYYDADEWSVLPPELNRRFNPAFNMASIKQAFNEAVERVRMPAPTRLRDLIRQIRAARTAAEERTVVNKECAYIRSTFREEDSVWRCRNIAKLLYIHMLGYPAHFGQLECLKLIASPRFTDKRIGYLGAMLLLDERQDVHLLITNCLKNDLNSPTQFVIGLALCTLGAIASPEMARDLASEVERLMKSPNAYIRKKAALCAFRIIRRVPELMEMFLPATRSLITEKNHGVLITGVTLITEMCENSVDTLNHFKKIVPNLVRILKNLILAGYSPEHDVSGVSDPFLQVKILRLLRILGRNDVDASEAMNDILAQVATNTETSKNVGNTILYETVLSIMDIKSESGLRVLAVNILGRFLLNNDKNIRYVALNTLLKTVYVDTSAVQRHRSTILECLKDPDVSIRRRAMELSFALVNSNNIRNMMKELLLFLERADPEFKAQCSSNIVMSAERFAPNKRWHLETLFKVLVAAGNYVRDDVVACTIQLISETQPQQGYAVSALWHALEKDTSDKQPLAQVATWCIGEYGDLLLYGPSSEDAETPVNLTEDEIIDVYQRLLWNPQNTVVTKQYTLLSLTKLSTRFQKGHEKIRQIIDTFGSNLHIELQQRGIEFSQLFRKYDHLRPALLERMPPMETARPQANGIIGMVNGEPEPEDEKSSSILEQTTTTSDSSALLDLLGTTDVGVTMPAATTNKNSSPSSTATTHNNDLLDLLGSLDLNTPAPVTPTLPLQPQPSSAPTMFSPTSNSNFLVDGLLSTPSVQNELPSMVVLDKSGLKITFKLERPPDIPDLLIINMLAQNSGSTILTDFLFQAAVPRTFQLQMLSPSSTVIPPAGQVTQVLRVTNMNRSSLRMRLRISYTGPTGSVLEQTEVNNFPVSTLQ
- the LOC105840301 gene encoding AP-1 complex subunit gamma-1 isoform X5 → MNASEHGFNPAFNMASIKQAFNEAVERVRMPAPTRLRDLIRQIRAARTAAEERTVVNKECAYIRSTFREEDSVWRCRNIAKLLYIHMLGYPAHFGQLECLKLIASPRFTDKRIGYLGAMLLLDERQDVHLLITNCLKNDLNSPTQFVIGLALCTLGAIASPEMARDLASEVERLMKSPNAYIRKKAALCAFRIIRRVPELMEMFLPATRSLITEKNHGVLITGVTLITEMCENSVDTLNHFKKECGHREIVPNLVRILKNLILAGYSPEHDVSGVSDPFLQVKILRLLRILGRNDVDASEAMNDILAQVATNTETSKNVGNTILYETVLSIMDIKSESGLRVLAVNILGRFLLNNDKNIRYVALNTLLKTVYVDTSAVQRHRSTILECLKDPDVSIRRRAMELSFALVNSNNIRNMMKELLLFLERADPEFKAQCSSNIVMSAERFAPNKRWHLETLFKVLVAAGNYVRDDVVACTIQLISETQPQQGYAVSALWHALEKDTSDKQPLAQVATWCIGEYGDLLLYGPSSEDAETPVNLTEDEIIDVYQRLLWNPQNTVVTKQYTLLSLTKLSTRFQKGHEKIRQIIDTFGSNLHIELQQRGIEFSQLFRKYDHLRPALLERMPPMETARPQANGIIGMVNGEPEPEDEKSSSILEQTTTTSDSSALLDLLGTTDVGVTMPAATTNKNSSPSSTATTHNNDLLDLLGSLDLNTPAPVTPTLPLQPQPSSAPTMFSPTSNSNFLVDGLLSTPSVQNELPSMVVLDKSGLKITFKLERPPDIPDLLIINMLAQNSGSTILTDFLFQAAVPRTFQLQMLSPSSTVIPPAGQVTQVLRVTNMNRSSLRMRLRISYTGPTGSVLEQTEVNNFPVSTLQ